In the genome of Telluria mixta, the window TTGCCGCGCAGCGGATTGCCGCGCACGAGCTGCTGGTAGCCGGCCATCGTGCCGCGCGGCGGCGCCACGTCGTTGCCGCGCGCCGGCTGCTCGCCGTTCGGATACTCGGCCGGATAGACGTCGATCAGCTTCACGACCCAGTCCGAATCCGTGCCGGTGGTCGACACGAACAGCTTCGGCGTGACGGGCCCGGCGACGGTGACGTCTTCCTCCAGCACCTCGCTCTGGTACACGAGGACGTCCGGACGCGTGGACGCGAAGCGCTGGTCCGACACCATGTATTCCTGCGGCACCGACGTGGCCGGGTAGCCGATGTACGGCACCGGCTTGTTCGGGTCGGACACGTATTCGTCGTAGCCGCTGCCGGCCGCGGGCTGCTGCCAGCTCAGCGTGCCGTTCGCGCCGAAGTACAGCGTGCGTGCCTTCGCCTGCACGGGCGGCCAGGCCGTGTAGCGGCGCCATACGTTGGAGCCGGTCTCGAACGCCGTCACTTCCGCGATGGGCTGCGCGGGCTTGACGCCCTTGAGCTGCTGTTCGAAGAACGGGAACTGGATGTGCTGGCGGAAGTATTCTCCCGTCTTGCTGTCGAACGAGACGCGGCCCAGCTGCTTGCCGTCGTAGCGCGCCCACCCGCCGTGCACCCACGGGCCCATCACGAGGCCGTTGAAGATGCCGGGGTTGTTCTTCCTGATCGCGTGGTAGGTCGTGAACGGGCCTTGCGGATCCTCGGCGTCGAACCAGCCGCCGACCGTCAGCACGGCCGCCTTCACGTTCTTCAGGTGCGGCGCGATGGCGCGCGTCTGCCAGAAGCTGTCATAGGTGTCATGCTCGATCGTCGGCGCGAGCAGGGCGCGCTGCCTGTCCGTGAGCGTACCCAGGATGTTCGCCAGGGTGCGGTGCTTGAGGAAGAAGTCGTACGAGTCGGCAGCGCCGTAGTCGAAGTCGGCCCACGTCTTGGGCAGCGGCGTCGGGTTCTGCTGCTCGGTGAACGACGCGTAGAAGCCAAAGTTCGCGGCCAGCATGAAGGCGCCGCCGTGGTACGAGTCGTCGCCCATGTACAGGTCCGTCACGGGCGCCTGCGGCGACGC includes:
- a CDS encoding CocE/NonD family hydrolase, yielding MTRRSLPARLPLLTLLVALACSALPPAAVHAADDAKPAPRDLRETYTKYEYRIPMRDGTKLFTVVYVPKDASKSYPFLVNRTPYSAGVQADGELHYGEDWFPKQIGPSKEFEDAGYIFVKQDVRGRYMSEGKWQEMTPHVNPQRAAGEGQESQDMYDTMEWLLKHVPNNNGKAGIWGISYPGFYTSASIIDSHPAIKAASPQAPVTDLYMGDDSYHGGAFMLAANFGFYASFTEQQNPTPLPKTWADFDYGAADSYDFFLKHRTLANILGTLTDRQRALLAPTIEHDTYDSFWQTRAIAPHLKNVKAAVLTVGGWFDAEDPQGPFTTYHAIRKNNPGIFNGLVMGPWVHGGWARYDGKQLGRVSFDSKTGEYFRQHIQFPFFEQQLKGVKPAQPIAEVTAFETGSNVWRRYTAWPPVQAKARTLYFGANGTLSWQQPAAGSGYDEYVSDPNKPVPYIGYPATSVPQEYMVSDQRFASTRPDVLVYQSEVLEEDVTVAGPVTPKLFVSTTGTDSDWVVKLIDVYPAEYPNGEQPARGNDVAPPRGTMAGYQQLVRGNPLRGKFRNGFEHPEAFVPGKVEAISYHLGDVNHTFRRGHRIMVQVQSSWFPLVDLNPQTFVTIPKAKPEDFKAATQRVYHAAQTPSGLQLLVLPAH